A genomic window from Variovorax paradoxus includes:
- a CDS encoding DUF502 domain-containing protein, whose amino-acid sequence MLALRKWLLSGLLVIVPLVITLGVLNWIIGTLDQTLWLLPEQWQVWLSDHKVRGLGVLLTLAILLVVGATASNFVGKRLLGWGDAVVRRIPVVRSIYSSVKQVSDTLFSENGNAFRTAVLIQWPREGVWTIAFVTGAPGNEVAEHLGEEEFLSVYVPTTPNPTGGYFVMLKRSDCIELKMSVDEALKYIVSMGVVVPGGPTTVAVKSSNS is encoded by the coding sequence ATGCTCGCCCTGCGCAAATGGTTGCTGTCCGGCCTGCTGGTCATCGTGCCGCTGGTCATCACGCTCGGCGTGCTGAACTGGATCATCGGCACGCTCGACCAGACGCTGTGGCTGCTGCCCGAGCAATGGCAGGTCTGGCTCAGCGACCACAAGGTGCGCGGCCTGGGCGTGCTGCTCACGCTGGCGATCCTGCTGGTGGTGGGCGCCACCGCCAGCAACTTCGTCGGCAAGCGCCTGCTGGGCTGGGGCGACGCCGTGGTACGGCGCATTCCGGTGGTGCGCTCGATCTACTCCAGCGTCAAGCAGGTGTCGGACACGCTGTTCTCCGAGAACGGCAATGCCTTTCGCACCGCGGTGCTGATCCAATGGCCGCGCGAAGGCGTGTGGACCATCGCCTTCGTCACCGGTGCGCCCGGCAACGAAGTCGCTGAACACCTCGGCGAAGAGGAATTCCTCAGCGTCTACGTGCCGACCACGCCCAACCCCACGGGCGGCTACTTCGTGATGCTCAAGCGCAGCGACTGCATCGAACTGAAGATGAGCGTGGACGAAGCGCTCAAGTACATCGTCTCGATGGGGGTGGTCGTTCCAGGCGGCCCCACCACGGTGGCGGTGAAATCTTCCAACTCATAA
- the aspS gene encoding aspartate--tRNA ligase, which produces MAMRTHYCGLVTEALLGQTVTLCGWVNRRRDHGGVIFIDVRDREGYVQVVCDPDRASTFAVAENLRNEFCVQITGLVRARPEGTTNDQLKSGKIEVLCHELKVLNPSVTPPFLLDDDNLSETTRLTHRVLDLRRPAMQRNMMLRYKVTMETRKFLDANGFIDIETPMLGKSTPEGARDYLVPSRVHDGSFFALPQSPQLFKQLLMVAGYDRYYQIVKCFRDEDLRADRQPEFTQIDIETSFLAEEEIREMFEGMIRNVFRNAAGIDLPVFPTMTYADAMFKYGSDKPDLRVKLEFTELTELMKRVEFKVFSNAATMTGGRVVALRVPGGGAEGGLSRGEIDAYQEFVKIYGAKGLAYIKVNDAQAGREGLQSPIVKNLDDSTLAEIIARTGARNGDILFFGADKEKVVNDAIGALRVKIGHSAFGKKAGLFDDRWAPLWVVDFPMFEFDEEGQRWSAVHHPFTAPKDGHEDLMDTAPEKCIAKAYDMVLNGIEMGGGSVRIHREEVQSKVFRALKISAEDAQLKFGFLLDALQYGAPPHGGIAIGLDRLVMLMTGAESIRDVIAFPKTQRAQDLLTQAPSPVDEKQLRELHIKLRNTPQAA; this is translated from the coding sequence ATGGCCATGCGTACTCACTATTGCGGTCTCGTGACCGAAGCCCTGCTGGGCCAAACCGTCACCCTGTGCGGCTGGGTCAACCGTCGTCGCGACCACGGCGGCGTGATCTTCATCGACGTGCGTGACCGCGAAGGTTATGTGCAGGTGGTGTGCGACCCCGATCGCGCCTCCACCTTCGCCGTGGCCGAGAACCTGCGCAACGAGTTCTGCGTGCAGATCACGGGCCTGGTGCGCGCGCGCCCCGAAGGCACGACCAACGACCAGCTCAAGAGCGGCAAGATCGAAGTGCTGTGCCACGAACTGAAGGTGCTGAACCCGTCGGTCACGCCCCCGTTCCTGCTGGACGACGACAACCTGTCGGAAACCACCCGCCTCACGCACCGCGTGCTCGACCTGCGCCGCCCGGCCATGCAGCGCAACATGATGCTGCGCTACAAGGTGACGATGGAAACGCGCAAGTTCCTCGATGCCAACGGCTTCATCGACATCGAGACGCCAATGCTCGGCAAGTCCACGCCCGAAGGCGCGCGCGACTACCTCGTGCCCAGCCGCGTGCACGACGGCAGCTTCTTCGCGCTGCCGCAGTCGCCCCAGCTCTTCAAGCAGCTGCTGATGGTGGCCGGCTACGACCGCTACTACCAGATCGTGAAGTGCTTCCGCGATGAAGACCTGCGCGCCGACCGCCAGCCCGAATTCACGCAGATCGACATCGAGACCTCGTTCCTCGCCGAAGAGGAAATCCGCGAGATGTTCGAAGGCATGATCCGCAACGTGTTCCGCAACGCCGCTGGCATCGACCTGCCGGTGTTCCCGACCATGACGTATGCCGACGCAATGTTCAAGTACGGCTCGGACAAGCCCGACCTGCGCGTGAAGCTCGAATTCACCGAGCTGACGGAACTGATGAAGCGCGTCGAGTTCAAGGTGTTCTCGAATGCCGCCACCATGACCGGCGGCCGCGTGGTGGCGCTGCGTGTGCCCGGCGGCGGCGCCGAAGGCGGCCTGTCGCGCGGCGAAATCGACGCGTACCAGGAGTTCGTCAAGATCTATGGCGCCAAGGGCCTGGCCTATATCAAGGTCAACGACGCGCAAGCCGGCCGCGAAGGCCTGCAGAGCCCGATCGTGAAGAACCTCGACGACAGCACGCTGGCCGAGATCATCGCCCGCACGGGTGCGCGCAACGGCGACATCCTGTTCTTCGGCGCCGACAAGGAAAAGGTCGTCAACGACGCCATCGGCGCGCTGCGCGTCAAGATCGGCCACAGCGCCTTCGGCAAGAAGGCGGGCCTCTTCGACGACCGTTGGGCACCGCTGTGGGTGGTGGACTTCCCGATGTTCGAGTTCGACGAGGAAGGCCAGCGCTGGAGCGCCGTGCACCATCCGTTCACCGCTCCGAAGGACGGCCATGAAGACCTCATGGACACCGCCCCCGAGAAGTGCATTGCCAAGGCCTACGACATGGTGCTCAACGGCATCGAAATGGGCGGCGGCTCGGTGCGTATCCACCGCGAGGAAGTGCAGAGCAAGGTGTTCCGCGCGCTGAAGATCAGCGCCGAAGACGCACAGCTGAAGTTCGGCTTCCTGCTGGACGCGCTGCAGTACGGCGCGCCGCCGCACGGTGGCATTGCCATCGGCCTGGACCGCCTCGTCATGCTCATGACCGGTGCCGAGTCGATCCGCGACGTGATCGCCTTCCCCAAGACCCAGCGCGCGCAAGACCTGCTGACGCAGGCGCCGAGCCCGGTCGACGAGAAGCAGCTTCGCGAGCTGCACATCAAGCTGCGCAACACGCCCCAAGCCGCCTGA
- the nudB gene encoding dihydroneopterin triphosphate diphosphatase, translating into MTTSPRPWKIPESVLVVIHTPALDVLLIRRADAETDFWQSVTGSKDAADEPLALTAAREVAEETGIQCGEGTALASRLVDWQLRNVYEIYPRWRARYAPGITHNTEHLFGLCVPERITPTLDPREHTDWRWLPYHEAADACFSPSNAEAILLLPEFAR; encoded by the coding sequence ATGACGACCAGCCCTCGACCCTGGAAGATCCCGGAGTCGGTGCTGGTCGTGATCCACACGCCGGCGCTCGATGTACTGCTGATCCGGCGTGCGGATGCCGAGACCGACTTCTGGCAGTCGGTCACCGGCAGCAAGGACGCAGCCGACGAGCCGCTCGCGCTCACCGCGGCGCGCGAGGTGGCCGAGGAAACCGGCATCCAGTGCGGCGAAGGCACGGCGCTGGCCTCGCGACTGGTCGACTGGCAGCTGCGCAACGTCTACGAGATCTATCCGCGCTGGCGTGCCCGCTACGCGCCGGGCATCACCCACAACACCGAGCACCTGTTCGGCCTGTGCGTGCCTGAGCGCATTACGCCCACACTCGACCCGCGCGAGCACACCGACTGGCGCTGGCTGCCGTATCACGAAGCGGCGGATGCCTGCTTTTCCCCGTCGAATGCCGAAGCCATTCTGTTGCTGCCAGAATTTGCGCGATGA
- a CDS encoding endonuclease/exonuclease/phosphatase family protein, whose product MNQPAAATQNLRVATYNIHKGVQGIGPARRLEIHNLGHAIEQLDADIVCLQEVRKMNRQAAARFARWPELPQADFLAPEGYTAVYETNAVTRHGEHGNALLTRWPVLRINHQDISDHRFEQRGLLHVVIDVEGRRVHTIVVHLGLIKGSRVRQIARLREFIDREVPPDEAVVVAGDFNDWGARMRYAMNAMGLRDTSDLRGPRTLTYPSRLPVAQLDFVYGRRLEPLACTVPRGPIWARMSDHLPLVADFTLLN is encoded by the coding sequence ATGAACCAGCCGGCAGCAGCAACGCAGAACCTCCGGGTCGCGACCTACAACATCCACAAGGGTGTTCAAGGCATCGGACCCGCACGGCGGCTCGAAATCCACAACCTCGGCCACGCCATCGAGCAGCTCGACGCCGACATCGTCTGCCTGCAGGAAGTGCGCAAGATGAACCGGCAGGCGGCTGCCCGTTTCGCGCGCTGGCCCGAGTTGCCGCAGGCCGATTTCCTCGCGCCCGAGGGCTACACCGCCGTCTACGAAACCAATGCCGTCACGCGCCACGGCGAGCACGGCAATGCGCTGCTCACGCGCTGGCCGGTGCTGCGGATCAACCATCAGGACATTTCCGACCACCGCTTCGAACAGCGCGGGCTGCTGCACGTGGTGATCGACGTGGAGGGCCGTCGGGTGCACACCATCGTGGTGCATCTGGGGCTCATCAAGGGCAGCCGGGTTCGGCAGATTGCCCGCCTGCGCGAGTTCATCGACCGCGAGGTGCCGCCCGACGAGGCCGTCGTGGTGGCGGGCGACTTCAACGACTGGGGCGCGCGCATGCGCTATGCCATGAACGCCATGGGCCTGCGCGACACCAGCGACCTGCGCGGTCCGCGTACGCTCACTTACCCCTCGCGCCTGCCGGTGGCTCAGCTCGACTTCGTCTACGGACGCAGGCTGGAGCCGCTGGCCTGCACGGTGCCGCGCGGTCCCATCTGGGCTCGCATGTCCGACCACCTGCCGCTGGTGGCCGATTTCACGCTCCTTAATTGA
- the folE gene encoding GTP cyclohydrolase I, whose translation MLRKTDVDPRPDRNDDDEGTPVSVKIRERLTAARKRFNANDNIAEFIEPGELEALLDEVEVKMKGVLQSLVIDVENDHNTDNTARRVAKMYLNEVFRGRYVAPPSLTEFPNAEHLNELMIVGPITVRSACSHHFCPIIGKLWIGVMPNEHTNVIGLSKYARLAEWVMGRPQIQEEAVVQLADLIQEKTQPDGLALVMEAEHFCMAWRGVKEMDSKMINSVMRGVFLKDPSLRREFLSLLPRKS comes from the coding sequence ATGCTGAGGAAAACCGACGTCGACCCGCGCCCCGATCGAAACGACGATGACGAGGGTACGCCCGTCTCCGTAAAGATCCGTGAGCGCCTCACCGCGGCGCGCAAGCGCTTCAACGCCAACGACAACATCGCCGAGTTCATCGAGCCCGGCGAGCTGGAAGCTTTGCTCGACGAGGTCGAGGTCAAGATGAAGGGCGTGCTCCAGAGCCTGGTCATCGACGTCGAGAACGACCACAACACCGACAACACCGCACGGCGCGTCGCCAAGATGTACCTGAACGAGGTGTTCCGGGGCCGCTACGTGGCGCCGCCCTCGCTCACCGAGTTTCCCAACGCCGAGCACCTGAACGAGCTGATGATCGTCGGCCCGATCACCGTGCGCAGCGCCTGCTCGCACCACTTCTGCCCGATCATCGGCAAGCTCTGGATCGGGGTGATGCCCAACGAGCACACCAACGTGATCGGCCTGTCGAAGTACGCACGCCTGGCCGAGTGGGTCATGGGTCGTCCCCAGATCCAGGAAGAAGCCGTGGTGCAACTGGCCGACCTGATCCAGGAAAAGACGCAGCCCGACGGCCTCGCGCTGGTCATGGAAGCCGAGCATTTCTGCATGGCCTGGCGCGGCGTGAAGGAAATGGACAGCAAGATGATCAACTCCGTGATGCGCGGCGTGTTCCTCAAAGACCCGAGCCTGCGCCGCGAATTCCTTTCTCTCCTTCCCCGAAAGAGCTGA
- a CDS encoding BLUF domain-containing protein, with the protein MLVRLLYASRAVDTSPEAIEAILAQSRTHNTTCGITGILCYGAGTFLQAIEGGRMAISELYGHIQRDARHKDVVLLHYEEISERRFGGWTMGQVNLSKLNASTLLKYSEKPELNPYAVSGKVSLALLEELMATAAIVGRH; encoded by the coding sequence ATGCTGGTCCGACTTCTCTACGCCAGCCGCGCCGTCGACACCAGCCCCGAGGCCATCGAGGCGATCCTCGCGCAATCGCGCACGCACAACACGACCTGCGGCATCACCGGCATCCTCTGCTACGGCGCCGGCACCTTCCTGCAAGCCATCGAGGGTGGCCGCATGGCCATCAGCGAGCTCTACGGCCACATCCAGCGCGATGCGCGCCACAAGGATGTGGTGCTGCTGCACTACGAAGAGATTTCCGAGCGCCGTTTCGGCGGCTGGACGATGGGGCAGGTCAACCTGTCGAAGCTCAACGCATCGACGCTGCTGAAGTACTCCGAAAAGCCCGAGCTCAACCCGTACGCGGTGTCGGGCAAGGTTTCGCTGGCGCTGCTCGAAGAGCTGATGGCCACTGCCGCCATCGTCGGTCGCCACTAG